The following coding sequences are from one Bradyrhizobium sp. WSM471 window:
- a CDS encoding ABC transporter substrate-binding protein, translating into MKTILLKHVAAGAIALALSIPGAQAQKKYDPGASDTEIKVGQTVPLSGPASAYAVIGKSQAAYMKMINDQGGVNGRKVNLIQYDDAYSPPKTVEQTRKLVESDEVLLTFQIIGTAPNVAVQKYLNAKKVPQLFAATGAARFTDPKNFPWTMGFNPSYLVEGRIYAQYLLKNHPNARIGVLYQNDDLGKDYLAGFKAGLGDKAKMIVAETSYEITEPTIDSQILRLKDAGADVLFSATTPKQAAQAIKKVAEIGWKPLHIIDINASSVSAVLKPAGLDNAKGVVSVGYVKDSADPEWKDDPGMKRYLAFMAKYYPEGDKDSNLNVYGYITAQLLVQVLKQCGDDLTRENVMRQAASLNNITLDLTLPGISVTTTPTDYRVNKQFQMVQFDGQRWQKLGDIVTDEAKE; encoded by the coding sequence ATGAAAACAATACTTCTCAAACATGTCGCGGCAGGCGCGATCGCTCTCGCGCTATCGATCCCGGGAGCACAGGCGCAGAAGAAATACGATCCCGGCGCTTCCGACACCGAGATCAAGGTCGGCCAGACAGTCCCGCTCAGCGGGCCGGCCTCGGCCTATGCCGTGATCGGCAAGAGCCAGGCCGCCTACATGAAGATGATCAACGATCAGGGCGGCGTCAACGGCCGCAAGGTCAATCTGATCCAGTATGACGACGCCTATTCGCCTCCGAAGACGGTTGAGCAGACCCGCAAGCTGGTCGAAAGCGACGAGGTGCTGCTGACCTTCCAGATCATCGGCACGGCGCCGAATGTCGCGGTGCAAAAATATCTCAACGCCAAGAAGGTCCCGCAGCTCTTCGCGGCAACCGGTGCCGCGCGTTTCACCGATCCGAAGAACTTCCCCTGGACCATGGGCTTCAACCCCTCCTACCTCGTCGAGGGCCGGATCTACGCGCAATATCTTCTGAAGAACCATCCGAACGCCAGGATCGGCGTGCTCTATCAGAACGACGATCTCGGCAAGGATTACCTCGCCGGCTTCAAGGCAGGTCTCGGTGACAAGGCGAAGATGATCGTTGCCGAGACCTCCTACGAGATCACCGAGCCGACCATCGATTCGCAGATCCTGCGGTTGAAGGACGCAGGTGCCGACGTGCTGTTCAGCGCCACGACACCGAAACAGGCCGCGCAGGCGATCAAGAAGGTCGCCGAGATCGGCTGGAAGCCGCTGCACATCATCGACATCAACGCCTCCTCGGTCAGCGCGGTGCTGAAACCCGCCGGACTCGACAACGCCAAGGGCGTCGTCAGCGTTGGGTATGTCAAGGATTCGGCCGATCCCGAATGGAAGGACGATCCCGGCATGAAGCGATATCTCGCCTTCATGGCCAAGTACTACCCGGAGGGCGACAAGGATTCGAACCTGAACGTCTACGGCTATATCACCGCGCAGCTGCTGGTCCAGGTGCTGAAGCAATGCGGCGACGATCTCACGCGCGAGAACGTGATGCGCCAGGCCGCCAGCCTGAACAACATCACACTCGACCTGACGCTGCCGGGAATCTCGGTGACGACGACGCCGACCGACTATCGCGTCAACAAGCAGTTCCAGATGGTGCAGTTCGACGGCCAGCGCTGGCAGAAACTCGGCGACATCGTCACGGACGAGGCCAAGGAATAA
- a CDS encoding SRPBCC family protein, with amino-acid sequence MTNSANPALSQWSLDREIVMSRVIDAPRDLVFEAWSDPKHLPQWFGPKGFKLETFEIDVRVGGVWRFNMIGPDGTVYPNRMRFRRIERPSLMEMDHGTDQDEDPGMFRFTVTFAEQSNGKTVLMMRQLASSTAQRDGMISFGAVEYGYQTLDKLVAYVGGMKR; translated from the coding sequence ATGACGAATTCTGCCAATCCCGCCTTGTCGCAATGGTCGCTCGACCGCGAGATCGTGATGTCCCGCGTGATCGACGCGCCGCGCGATCTGGTGTTCGAAGCGTGGTCCGACCCGAAGCACCTGCCGCAATGGTTCGGGCCGAAGGGGTTCAAGCTCGAGACCTTCGAGATCGACGTGCGCGTCGGCGGCGTCTGGCGCTTCAACATGATCGGCCCGGACGGCACGGTCTACCCGAACCGCATGCGCTTTCGCCGCATCGAGCGGCCGTCGCTGATGGAGATGGATCACGGTACCGACCAGGACGAGGATCCCGGAATGTTCCGTTTCACCGTCACCTTCGCCGAACAGAGCAACGGCAAGACGGTTCTGATGATGCGGCAGCTGGCGTCGAGCACGGCGCAGCGCGACGGCATGATCAGCTTCGGTGCCGTCGAATACGGCTACCAGACGCTCGACAAGCTCGTGGCTTATGTGGGTGGGATGAAGAGATAG
- a CDS encoding helix-turn-helix transcriptional regulator, whose product MANQLSRLDQVFAALADPTRRAIVMRLCAGEASVGELADPFEMALPSFMKHIHVLETSGLVLSEKSGRVRTCRLSPDALLSAEDWFQHQRAIWEARLDRFEAYVMKLKKERTAAKRSSKTSNKTTKRKGS is encoded by the coding sequence ATGGCTAACCAATTATCCCGGCTCGATCAGGTTTTTGCGGCCCTTGCCGATCCCACCCGGCGGGCGATCGTGATGCGGCTCTGCGCCGGCGAGGCGTCGGTCGGCGAGCTTGCCGATCCCTTCGAGATGGCGCTGCCGAGCTTCATGAAACACATCCACGTGCTGGAGACGAGCGGGCTCGTCCTGTCGGAGAAGTCCGGCCGGGTGCGCACCTGCCGTCTCAGTCCCGACGCGCTCCTCAGCGCGGAGGACTGGTTCCAGCACCAGCGTGCGATCTGGGAGGCGCGGCTCGATCGCTTCGAAGCCTATGTGATGAAGCTGAAGAAGGAGCGGACGGCTGCCAAGCGGTCGTCCAAGACAAGTAACAAGACGACCAAACGGAAAGGTTCCTGA
- a CDS encoding tripartite tricarboxylate transporter substrate binding protein has translation MTVTRRTLLGTLALSISGLPFAARAEDAWPSRMVRLISPYGPGGSNDISLRLLAEEFGRNLHQQFIVENKPGAGTRIANDTVAHAPGDGYTLLYVAAPYATAEALFGKLTYERKDLQPVAMAVIAPLFLIISADAPFKTLPELIAYGKSKPDGLTFASPGAGSQPHLAGELLFRDAGVKGLNIPFRGDAASYTELLAGRVDATLTALPTALPYIQSGKFIVLGVASAEPSALYPQAPTLREQGFPNVAAAGWYGFMAPSTTPRAIVDKLQTEVLRALAEPAIKGKLTAQGLEVRAGTAAEFGQFIDNETKKWTGLIREAGLKGE, from the coding sequence ATGACCGTCACACGGCGAACATTATTGGGCACCCTCGCCCTTTCGATATCAGGACTTCCATTCGCCGCACGCGCTGAGGACGCCTGGCCGTCGCGCATGGTGCGGCTGATCTCCCCTTACGGGCCCGGCGGCTCCAACGACATCTCGCTGCGGCTGCTGGCCGAAGAGTTCGGCCGCAACCTGCACCAGCAGTTCATCGTCGAGAACAAGCCGGGTGCCGGCACCCGCATCGCCAACGACACGGTCGCGCATGCGCCGGGCGACGGCTATACCCTGCTATATGTCGCGGCGCCCTACGCCACCGCCGAAGCGCTGTTCGGCAAGCTGACCTATGAGCGCAAGGATCTGCAGCCGGTCGCGATGGCTGTGATCGCGCCGCTGTTCCTGATCATCAGCGCGGACGCGCCGTTCAAGACGCTCCCCGAATTGATCGCCTACGGCAAATCGAAGCCGGATGGCCTGACCTTCGCTTCGCCCGGCGCCGGCTCGCAGCCGCATCTTGCCGGCGAACTCCTGTTCAGGGATGCCGGCGTCAAGGGGCTCAACATTCCCTTCCGTGGCGATGCCGCGTCCTACACCGAGCTGCTCGCCGGCCGCGTCGATGCCACGCTGACGGCACTGCCGACCGCACTGCCCTACATCCAGAGCGGCAAGTTCATCGTGCTCGGCGTCGCTTCCGCCGAACCCAGCGCGCTCTATCCGCAAGCGCCGACCCTGCGCGAGCAGGGTTTTCCCAACGTGGCCGCGGCCGGCTGGTACGGCTTCATGGCGCCTTCGACGACGCCGCGCGCCATCGTCGACAAGCTGCAGACCGAGGTCTTGCGCGCGCTGGCCGAGCCGGCGATCAAGGGCAAGCTGACCGCCCAGGGCCTCGAAGTGCGCGCCGGCACCGCGGCCGAGTTCGGCCAGTTCATCGACAACGAAACAAAAAAGTGGACCGGGCTGATCCGCGAGGCCGGCCTCAAGGGCGAGTGA